Within the Asterias amurensis chromosome 15, ASM3211899v1 genome, the region TTGTGATGTATATAAGGATCTTTAAAGATTAAATTAACATTCTCGTTAGTTTAAAATCGTATTAAGCGTATCTTGCTTCTCAAAATGCGCCCAAAATTCCGGGTTTTTTTATTCCCGAGTTTTCTTGTTAGTGAAATAGGGCGTATGTATAATATGCCTCTATAAAACCGGTACCAAATTGAATTATTCTGTTTCTTTCTTATAGTTTTCAATTAGTTGGGAATGGGTTTTAATAGTTTGTTAACGTATGAATAAAGGTTCGTTGAGTTCGATTAAACTTAATTTCTTGTTCCACCACGATTTGATACTGCACCGTGCAAAACAGGTGAGAGCGCCACCATGCATCGAACCATGGCCAGTTCAGCAAACTCCGCTCAAACAAAAGCGACGGCTATTTTCTTGCATCACTAATTAGAATGGTAGTCATGTATCCATCCGCCAGTTGGTTCTATTTCCAAAGTTACTCCATAGACATAACATTGACTTTGctataaaaataacaagttttCGTGACTTTGCGACGAACCAGCGAACGTGTACTTTCAGTCAACTGtaatcaaatttgtttattttttcaaaaagtggGTATAATCTACAGAACACACCATGCTTGTTCGCATTaataaagaagaaatttcattctTAAAACTTGTTTCCCCCCCCCCGACCAACTTTTCCCTCGCAGTTCGTTGCACATTGACACAAAAGTCTCAAAAACTTCCGACGATTTTTTGTGGGGCACTGAGCAAGAAAAAAGGTCCGGAAAAAGGTTTGTCGCAACAACACATTCCTGAGTTTTGTAGTAAAATCGACTTTGGAATGTCGGGGCGCACGACATCAGTTTTGACTCTTaactttgaagaaaagaaagcaAAGGTAGCcatttttgtgtatttatttacGACATTCCATAGGAGTGTCTGGTGAATGGTTAAGACTTTAAAGACTTCAGAAAATGGCTGACTTTATTTTGATGTAAGCACTGAAGTGGAAGGGTAAAAAACATGTCCGTGTTTTTGACCTTGTTGTAAAGTACAAAGTTTTGTCCTGGATTTTGCTGTTTTTCTGTACACACATTCTGTTGGCTTTTTGGACTAGGAATAATTGTTATGCGAACTTTCTGTTCATCTTTAGACAGAGCGTTGTTTGGGGTTGTCATGTGATTTCAACAACGGCAGGGGGAGTGGGGAAGGGTGGTCTAGGGCCGCACGACTTGTTTTATAAGGTATAGTAAAACCatggaaattattttgttaaaattatcGTGAATGAGAACAAAGTGAGAGGAAGTTTAGTTTCAAAGAGATATCTGACAGAAATCTTTGCAGATGGTAAATTCAAGTACGTTGGTATTTTATGGCCTATAAATTGTTATACAGACGAATTGCCGGGTGAATAAGTAGAAATTATGGAATCTTTTTCCACAAACGATTGATGTTGATGAACAACAATTTAATATAGAGGATGCTGAACCATACTCTGTATTAAACAAAAGAGAGTGATTTTGATTTGCTCTTCCTTTcagtaaaataaatgtttccGAAACTGAAATAATCTTTCTCAAAAGATTGCAGTaaacattatttatgttttgtttaaacgAGTTTCCAACGATCATGAAATAATCAGACAATGGACTCGTAGAGCAGAGGCGATTTCTGAGACGATATAATTTATTGTACAAATTGGACAAAAtcagattgtttattttatacgCCCAATTATTTTGACGGGACTTTAAACGAAAGAAAACATTCTTCTCAAATGGATTGCTTCTACGGAGGGAGAAGACAAgcttgttggggggggggggtcgagtTCACCCCGGATTCGTATATTTATCATATCAATCACTCTCAGCTTCTTTAATCTTTTGATGGGTCCTAATCCGGCTTGTAATTTGCTAAATTCCAGTCGGTTTAAATTCTCTTTTAAACCCTCCCGTCACAGACTCTGCATATTATTTTTCTGCACGCGCGGTGTCCAACCAACCCTTCTCGCTTTATTTGGGAATCTAATATCAATTATGAAACAACGatacgggaaaaaaaaaactaatcttCCTTGCTACTTAGTTAAGCCAAGTGTGGATAAGTTTTTAGGcgggaattttttttcttctcgtgAAAGTCCGCGTGTCAAACTTGGGTCGGCGAACGGGGCCCGGCGTAATAAAACATCTATGAATGGAATTAAAGCGGGGGTTTATGATGAGGGTTGTGGTTTGAAGAAGTACAAACAGGGAAAATTGGTTGGAGATGGATCAGTCATCTTTGATGGGGGAAGATTTCCTTAATCCGGGCAAGGGTTGCTAGCGGCTGCGACgataaaaattaaatacacaGCAAAATTGTGATAATACAAAATTAACTACACAAAAGTGTAAAGGAGAAAAAAATTGTCATGAATAATTAACTGCTGTCAGTTTTCGTTTATGGAGAAAGGGCGGTAAATCTTAACATCTGGCTGCGATTTACACGGGAAATATTTAACgggaaatattttacaaaaaataatggGAGATTTTTTATGTTTCCGGACTCTTAATACCGTAtgaaaaaggtggggggggggggggtgggtaaaCTGCCTTCAAAAATcactttcatgaaaaacaagTTTTACTTTTTGATGGTTAAACAAAACTTCTATAAGTACACTTAGGACAATACTAAAGCCGGATACGATTTAAATTTCATTTGATTACTCAATGCACTGTAAAATCAAATAATTGACCTCAACTTGGATCTAGAAAGGGATGCCTCTCAACTTGATGCTTTAATGTGGTAAGAAGTGGAATTCTTTCCTTCTAAGTTTTCATAAGAATTTGTTTTCCAATAtgccattttgttgtttttacatcAACGTAGGTCTTGGACTGGAAGCACTCGACTTGAAGTGTTGATAAGATAAACTCTCGATCTCTTGAAAACGCGACAGTCGAAGTGGGAGAAACTGTTCACCCACACTGGTATtacttcaaaacaaaattgctttcTGAATGTTCACCTCGCaggcacaattttgttttaagtcagcaaattaatttttttcgggGCAGGCTATTTCCTAATTTGATTGACACCCTGTCATGAAAAGGTCTTTGAGGTTTCATAAATGAGATCGAATTGAATCTAGTTCATGTCACATTATACTCAACAGCCTTGTTGACAACAATGTTGACAAATTCATAATCtgtatatatttatttgaaTCTTTCTTCAATTGTGATTATTTAGCCTTCTTTTAAGGGGAAATATATTAGGCCTTTATACATAATATTCAAATGCAAAAGATGAGATGGGCTGCTCGAGTTTATTTTTACAGACTTACACGGTTTTCTTATTGAATGCTTGCTGTTAAAGATTTCGTGTGAACACTAGGGAAGTGAGTTAATTTAGCTTTTCATGGTTTGCTTGTTTTTAAGCCACCATGTAAACATCAGGGAAGTGAGTGATTTCGGTTTCTCATGGAATGCTTGCTTTTTAAGTCACATAAGAACTCCAGGGAAGTGAGTGAATTCGGTTTCTCGTGGTATGCTTGCTTTTAAAAACCACCGTGTGAACACTATAGAGAAAGTGAGTGTGAAACCTACCTCCTGTTCTGGTACCACGTCTTGACCTGTGTGTCAGTGAGATTGAGACTAGCAGCGAGTTCCATACGGTCCTGAACCGAGAGGTACTTCTGTCTCTCGAAGCTTCTCTCGAGTGAGTTGAGCTGATGGTCCGTGAAGGCAGTGCGGGCCTTACGGGGCTTCTTGGACTTACCAGGACTGTGGCTGTCTCGACTCGATGAGATCTCGTTGTCTTTACCTGGAGATTCACACGAGAAGAGCAAATTGTCAGTAAACTTGCAAATGCTTGCAACAACAGAATAgtgcacaggggtggatttcacaaagagttaagactagttaactcgtcctaactgagactagcctcaagttttttaatctcctaggactcgtcctaagttctcAATCGAACCTAACTTGCACACCAGCAAATGGTCAGATACAACAGAAAATGCACAACTTCTGCGTCCCTTCTACGTGTACATTTCTGTTAACAATTAAACGCTTTCTCCGAGATTTCTATTGAGATAGCCCCTTTGGGAAATCACAATACGCAATCTGTGTTCATGTTTTCTTGTCTAAATCCCTTAAATACAAAGATAGTCTCGTAAAAATATCATCGTCTAAAGCCAGCTGGATCAATCCTTGAGCCAACTGGATCCACTCTGAAAGCAATCCCCAAATCCTTACAGCAACGTCGCGGTTTTCCCCTGTAGCCAGACAAGAAAGCTCGCCTGACTCTTGCTGTCATATCATACATGACTTCAACCCCATTAGTAATAGCTACACTCTTCCCGCCACACAGTACCGAAACAGATGTGAGATAGCCGGCAACAAATCCACACTTAATGCCCATTTAGCGAGGGGGTCTCCCCCCACTAGACGACTTCCAACCAAATTAAAATCTAATATCGCCCGTGCCGCGTGGGACCCGGGGCCCTGACTCGGCACGGGCGAGAGAAGGGGGAAGCCGGCTAGGCAACGGGCGCGTCCCATCAGGGCCCCCTTGTCGCTCATTCGGCCGTCGTTGAAAACCAATTCAGCGTCATTGAGTTGTGAAGAATTCATATGGGGTTTTTTAAACTGTAAAACGGCGCGAGCGTGGACTTTCTCTTGTACGGTCGTTTAAAAGGTTTTtgttctctgtttttttttacgacGTGGTGTTTAATGAACTCGTAATGGgagtgtttaattttttttcacgaCACTTTAAATTAATATTACCCTTACTCTATGATATTACACAGTAGGGTCAGATATAATTTGACGTTTATGGACGCAATCTGCTTTTATTTGTGTTACGTCTTTGGTTTTGATTGTCAAGAATTTCTGGACGTGGtgttttgagatggttttgcgAGTTTGCTGGTTTTGGgccttttttaaaacaagttgttGTGTTAGTACTCCACTGCAGATATTGGtggaaaatatttgttttaaatcggGGTAATATTAATTACTCAAAGGTAATTATgactataaaaacttacttaagaGCGAAGAAGAGCTgtgtattttgtataaaaaaattggTAGTACAACCCCTTTGAAGTAGTCTACTTTTAGAGGAAAAGTGGAAATTTCACacctcaaaatttgaatctaagtaaggcttcaggcttgaagacTTTCTCAGAAACCATTTATTTATATTCAACAATGAttatgttttctttatttttccttTCAACTTCGGTGACCCGATAAGTCCAAatgtttacatgtttgttattaatgcatctgttgggatacaccaagagacgATACTTGTCTTTAACATTTACCAAACTTGTATAAACTTTGTCTTTAAAGGTCGAAATGACAAATACATTAGTAATGTCCCATGTTCAAACAAAATGAaccaacaaaaaatgaaaactgGAAATTGAAAGCATTCTAGGCCCCTGACCCTGCGTCAAATTATAGATTCATTTAAACCAAAAACAGGCTTACATTAAAATCAGTAAATGGAGACAACTGATGTTTTAAGTATACAAAAATCCTTAAATCAAGGGACTGGTTTCTACATCTCATTGTCTTTTTATAATCactccaaacttttttttttctttgtttatacTTCGTGAATTATTTAGTAGCAATATCTAGtgagaaaaacacaaatatttcaatCTGAATACATTTTGCGACCTCCTCGTTTaactttgaattaaattgaaaggGCGGTTTGAACATTTGGACGTACATTGTTCAAATAACATGGATTTATTTTcgattaaatattaatttaaacatTGTATTTTTCGTGAagttgtgtataagtttcagcatgtttaaaataaatgtatataaaataaattgttttttacaaattatCTGGACTCTATAATCGATGTTATTTAAACATATGTTGGGCAGAGGACTTGGGGCTCGAAtcatgtcattgttttgacacAAGCTTGAAGGTgcaacaaaaaatattattgACCTTTCGTAAGATTGTCGTCATTTTCTCTTGATTTGGCATTTTTGTAGTATAGTATATAGTTTGGTATATAGTACAGTTTAGATATATTAGATATAGTATAGTATAGTTGAGATCTATAACTTAGTATAGACTCTTTTGAGGTCATTCAAGAAAGAATACCAGAACACATTTTCTTGTAGCAGTTTTGATTGCTTTGTCTGGCTAGCATCACAAAGCAGACTTACAAAGTAATTGTCCGTCACAATTCTTAGATGTGTATACCAATTAAGGAATATAACAATTTGTGACCATCTGCAGGAAAGTTGAGAAAGATGTCGTTCAGTCGCAACTCGTCACGTAATCAGATATTACccatacaaaaatgaaaatcgTATTGAAGTGTATCACAGCTTTTAGATTTAATCTTTGAAAACGCCAATCTTATTTATACCGgccgttttcgaaaccacgCATACACCCAGGCGTATAGgctctgtctgtttgtttaaaGTGCCATACCGAACGTGTACGTTTCCGAAACTACAGAAGAAGCCCAAACCGGGGCCTATGTTTTCGAAAAGGCCTGTAGTTGACTTTTCTACCGAACtgcaaaaaactgtcatcaactAAGCCCTGAAACTGATGACTTTAACCCGTCAAATTCAAAACTGAACAATTGATTGATAGTAGCATGCCCACACTGTCGTTGAAGTGAAACAAAGATAAGATGTTTTGTCCAATCCTGAAATGATCTATTTCAATTTAGAAGCTGACCTTTTCTTTAAATGCAAATTAAACACCCCACCACTTTCTAAGACCCAGAAATAAGCTTAAATCCCCAATCTCCGATATAGGTTTTTCCGTTTACATTATCAATATTTCCAAAACACGAAATTCCTTCAAAGCCAGGCTTTCCTCACTACAAATATTATGTATTGAAATAATTAAGTACAACTactttgttgtttattatcTGCAGATCTGGGGGTGAAACAGTTGAGACTTCTCCTAGCTTGGTTTGTGGATGGAGGGAGCAACCACCACAATTTCACTCAAAGTTTTCCTGAATGAATCAACAACACTGGTAAGTGAAGTTTTCACTGACTTTTAACACAACAAATGGAACGTATTGTACAGACTTCGTAACCCACACTTATTCTAGCAGTCGTTTTTACACACACGAGTATTTCAAGTGAAATTCACAAACCGATGGCGCTTTCCTCAACACCTCCTAGTGCCGAAACCCTTTGTAGCACTTCTCGCTTTATCGCAAGATGTTATGAAAAGCATAATTCGCCCTCCAAAAAGAGGGGGTGCAAATCGCCAATTGTGGGTATCTGGTGCACCGTGAATTATTCCTGGACGTTGGTAAAGCGGAAAACATGGCATACTCGGCGAGACACCACACAAAGCATCCATAAGGCAACAATAGTGCATGAAAAGCCATTTGGCAAAGTGAACACATGTCGAACAGTTTAATGCAATTTACCAAATACAACCATAATTCATACCAAATCCCTTTGACGAGGACAATTTGTATTGTGGAAGCAAGAGATTCCCTAAGTGCGTGTTAATTTGTTCGGTTCACTGTGGTTACttcttttcaatttgtttaaagtcacGTTAGGACACAACAAACGTACTATTTAAAACACGATATTGTGTATTAATTTCGTTACATCTTTTGAATGAAGAATAATTGTAGGTTTCATTCTTGACTGTAATTTGATAAGGCAATAATATTGTTCTTTTTGACACTAACAATTTTTGAAAAGAGTATTGACGTTTGGAAATTGATCTTAGAATTAAAAGTCCTTTAGAAATTGTACACTAAGTAATTATTGGTCGTTACAGTTGATTGAAAACTCACAGCTGattgaaaatgttgttttatcaCATCAAAATAAGTTTCTAAGTTGTTTTGTAGCGATATAAGCGACAATGTGTTCGTCCCAAACAACTAGGGTGTTCTTCAGTGTTATATGAACACCATAATGAAAGAGGGTCTTGATGTTGGTGTAATATCAACACCTAGCGCTGTTCAAGAAGGTCGACTATAAAATGTACACGCCGATGGAAAACGGTAACACATTTGGTGCATGTTCAACACATGGAATATAAGCAATAGAACGAACACCGTGGTGGAATAAAGTACAGCtctttgtgtttttcaaacaccCACTATTGTCTAAAAGAGGTATTGGTGTTAAATGAATATCATTGATAACACTGCAAGTGTAATTTTCAACACTTTAAATATAAGCTATATAGCACGAAAACTACGGTGGAATAAGTTACAACTCTTAGTGTTTTTTAAACACCCGCTATTGTCTAAAAGAGGTATTAGTATTGAATGAACATCATAAGCCactttgagatatggtggacataATACTTTGACACTATTCGGTTTTGTAAATCTGACTGTAcccacccaaaccaaacagtacactcctttTGTGTCCACCATATAACATAATGGCTAATACCATTAGCCTTTTGGaagatgttaccgcaaacctttctataaagtGGTAGATTAGTTGACACTACAAGTGTAATTTTAACACCCATTATGGGTGTTTTTCAACCACCCACTTTTGTCTAAAAAAGGTTTAAGTATTGACTGAACAAAATGATGGATTAGTTTCAACTACAAGTGTAATTTTCAACACCATTTATGAAGTGAGGATAAGATGATGTTTTACCTGATCCCATTTCGCAGGGTCCGATCTTAGGGTCGTCTTCCATGTCTTCACTATGCGGTCTTTTCATGTGATTGTCCGGGTGGTGATGTAGGTGGTGATGATACCTGTGGTGAGGATGGTCTGGGTCCGAATCCCTCCCTGTGAGTTTGTCCCTGTGGTCACCAAACATTGTCCTGTCACAGTCTGAGTCCCTATCCTCGTCCAGGTCATCGTCATCCTCTGACACGACGACCCTTGTTTCCCTCGGCTTCATGTCACCCAAAATGTCCCTTATCAGAAAGGAGGGTGCGTTGGAAGTCCTTACGGGCTCTGTGTGGTAGTTTTTCAAAGGGTGTATGGTGTTGTTGTTCGGCATGCTGATGACCAACCCAGCTGAGGTGTCCACGGGGGCTGATGTGCTGTTCGCGACGGGTGAGTTCAGCGCGCCGGGCGCGCTGCTGTGATGCAGGAGGATCGCCGCGTCCGGCCCGTGGATGCCACCGCTCCGTGATGCACTGCTTCCGTGTCGCCCTGTTGTGGTGGTCGTACTCGTAGTAAACTCCGAGGACTCGTCAGAGTCTGTTGGTGAATTCATCATGGGTACCGAACTGGTATCGCTCCGGGGGCTGCTACCGGCCAGCGTAAGGGGGGAGCGAAGTCTTGGCAACGGTACGGCTTCCATTGGTGGAGTCAACGCTCTCATTTGTGAGTCCAGAAACTAGTGAGAAAAGGTGCAGCGGTCCTTCAACAAGTTTCCTCCACACTAAATCCGCAAAAAGAGCAGACAACTCTCAGCTACAAAATAGATCTTCCAGGATGAAGTGCTTGTCCAAGACGCTGTTGTCTTCCAACTATCACAGACCTGTCACCTGCCAAGAAAGAATAAAAGTTGTGAAACATTTGTAAAAACTTATGCTCGTCACTCGCGTTGCAATGCCTGTACGCGAAATCCACAAGAGAAGTTAAAATAATATGGATGAGAACATCTTTGAACTGACCGCCAGCGATgagataaataaaatataaccaattgataaaaaaaattgaagggTTTTTAGTTTTGAAAAGTTGTAAATAAAATCACATAATTGGTGCGATTTGAATTGCTGCTCTTTAGTGCTAACAAAGCAATCAGAAGCTGTGATGTTGTAAGTACCTTGAAGTGTGCAAGCGTTTGTCTGACCGGAGATTTCAGAAGTGGTGTGGGTGAAAATTGGACACTTAACAGTCGTGGGGCAAAGACAAATTGTAATCGAGCTATATCTCTCATGAGCAGTCATCAAGTACCGCAGCCGTTCAGCGCTCCGTCTGAAGAGCCAACTGGGCTGCCGAGCAATTTCACTACGTGACCCGGTGAGATTTGGTGACTACTCTGTCACGGCTTATCAAACTCGCTACTACCTACGAGTCAGAGAGCGCGCACGTTGCAATGCTGATTAGCATAACAGAAGACACCGGTTTTCCCCTTATACACAGGCTAGCCACAGACCATCACTTGATGTCGCAGCGCAGTCTGTTCTAGAGAAAACcctgaatacaaa harbors:
- the LOC139948470 gene encoding barH-like 2 homeobox protein, with amino-acid sequence MRALTPPMEAVPLPRLRSPLTLAGSSPRSDTSSVPMMNSPTDSDESSEFTTSTTTTTGRHGSSASRSGGIHGPDAAILLHHSSAPGALNSPVANSTSAPVDTSAGLVISMPNNNTIHPLKNYHTEPVRTSNAPSFLIRDILGDMKPRETRVVVSEDDDDLDEDRDSDCDRTMFGDHRDKLTGRDSDPDHPHHRYHHHLHHHPDNHMKRPHSEDMEDDPKIGPCEMGSGKDNEISSSRDSHSPGKSKKPRKARTAFTDHQLNSLERSFERQKYLSVQDRMELAASLNLTDTQVKTWYQNRRTKWKRQTAVGLELLAEAGNYTASMQRMFAPPFYYHPTQGIVSNLDGLYNLHGGQRPVFPRLFLHGLQQHVSHLPLAPRALHPHSH